A DNA window from Synchiropus splendidus isolate RoL2022-P1 chromosome 2, RoL_Sspl_1.0, whole genome shotgun sequence contains the following coding sequences:
- the LOC128753834 gene encoding interleukin enhancer-binding factor 3-like isoform X2 codes for MSHFWDERQAYEELLYWDSLIQQGHRLLPKDFARYDELRYWYDCLCYEDELRKYNDYVARMEESHDIRPPKEPKPIQVKQGPYDRRVLFKHSEVYPSTEELEAVQTIVSDVECALKNVSDQMDRTDVKVKTEPGSKSLEKKERILRGVMRVGLVAKGLLLKGDKDLELVLLCSNKPTTHLLTEVAEKLTTQLESISAGSYVVKESQSDGDIIVTSTKESPLVLTIHLTSPLVRDCADESQTADDPLDVLDRQKCLAALASLRHAKWFQAKVNKLTSAIVVIRILRDMCERSPSWAPVSGWLLELLVERAISTSDRPMGVGESFRRVLECIASGILLQGGPGIKDPCEKEPVDASDVLTLQQREDVTQQAQIALRLCAFGQVYKVLGLDPKVVRAGKPYSPGDQIPPAGFSSTPSKRRFTEETADEEDHLDGKQKKFFKFQKRFPRKSLSDDVNLNAVMRLNQYRPGLEYRLISQTGPVHEPVFKMAVDLNGKTYEATGPSKRASKLNVAIKVLQDLGLPTGVETKTESANVAKEGQESAKPAAAGASEDAGQNPILTKNGKNPVMELNEKRRSLKYELSAETGGSHEKCFVMEVEVDGQKFKGRGSNKKEAKAYAALAALEKLFPDNGNTSESSKNKKKMTYTDMHIPGFGTIRGIPSDSGSRGWGHGRGWGWGRGRQYSSSGPSYNKTNYSYESKTGSGYHKLFTNNGADNSGHTEGYGTYYPESSTSEKSKDNTTASYQSVTSSADQQSPYSYGYGEEKKKQLTQTQSQGGAYSYSTAYPASVTGAQGYNAYGWGSQSSWTNQQGYASVPGAAAQNQGSFYG; via the exons ATGTCGCACTTTTGGGATGAGCGACAGGCCTACGAGGAGCTTCTGTACTGGGACAGCTTGATCCAGCAGGGTCACCGCCTCTTACCAAAAGACTTCGCCAG ATATGATGAACTGCGGTATTGGTATGATTGTCTTTGCTATGAGGATGAGCTGAGAAAATACAATGACTACGTTGCAAGGATGGAGGAGTCACATGATATACGTCCACCAAAG GAGCCTAAGCCGATCCAGGTTAAGCAAGGGCCTTATGATCGGCGGGTGTTGTTCAAACACTCTGAAGTGTACCCCTCCACAGAAGAACTGGAAGCTGTGCAGACCATAGTGTCAGACGTGGAATGTGCCCTCAAGAATGTGTCCGACCAGATGGATAGAACCGATGTGAAAGTAAAAACAGAACCTGGAAG TAAAAGTCTGGAGAAGAAAGAACGTATTCTTCGGGGGGTCATGAGGGTCGGTTTGGTCGCCAAGGGTCTGCTGCTGAAAGGAGACAAGGACCTGGAGCTGGTGCTGCTGTGCTCCAACAAACCAACCACTCACTTGCTCACAGAAGTGGCTGAGAAGTTGACCACACAATTAGAG TCTATTTCAGCTGGGTCATACGTTGTGAAAGAAAGTCAGAGCGACGGTGACATCATCGTGACGAGCACAAAGGAATCCCCCCTTGTTCTGACCATCCACCTCACGTCGCCTCTTGTCAGAGACTGTGCCGACG AATCGCAAACTGCCGACGATCCTCTGGATGTTCTGGACAGGCAGAAATGCCTAGCTGCCTTGGCGTCTCTCCGCCACGCCAAGTGGTTCCAG GCTAAAGTGAATAAACTGACATCTGCCATCGTCGTGATCCGGATATTAAGGGACATGTGTGAAAGAAGCCCCTCTTGGGCTCCTGTTTCTGGATGG CTGCTAGAGCTGCTCGTGGAAAGGGCCATCAGTACGTCTGATAGGCCGATGGGAGTCGGCGAGTCGTTCCGCAGGGTGTTGGAGTGCATTGCCTCTGGAATCCTTTTACAAG GGGGGCCTGGTATTAAAGATCCTTGTGAGAAGGAACCTGTGGATGCGTCCGATGTTCTGACTCTTCAGCAGCGTGAAGATGTCACCCAACAGGCTCAg ATTGCCTTGAGGCTGTGTGCTTTTGGCCAGGTGTACAAAGTGCTGGGACTGGACCCGAAGGTCGTTCGAGCTGGGAAGCCCTACTCACCTGGCG ACCAGATCCCACCTGCCGGATTCTCCAGCACGCCTTCGAAAAGACGCTTCACAGAGGAGACTGCTGATGAGGAGGACCATCTCGATGGCAAACAGAAGAAGTTTTTTAAGTTCCAGAAGCGTTTTCCAAGGAAATCAT TAAGCGACGATGTCAACTTGAACGCAGTGATGCGTCTTAACCAATACAGACCCGGACTGGAATACCGCCTGATATCTCAGACAGGTCCGGTTCATGAGCCGGTTTTCAAAATGGCTGTGGACTTGAATGGAAAAACGTACGAGGCCACCGGACCGTCCAAGCGTGCGTCCAAGCTCAATGTGGCGATAAAG GTTCTGCAGGATCTGGGTCTTCCAACTGGTGTAGAAACCAAGACAGAGTCGGCAAATGTTGCTAAAGAAGGACAGGAATCTGcgaaacctgctgctgctggagcctcAGAAGAC GCTGGCCAGAATCCCATCCTGACCAAAAACGGAAAGAACCCTGTAATGGAGCTGAACGAGAAGCGCCGCAGCCTGAAGTATGAACTGTCTGCAGAGACGGGCGGCTCTCATGAAAAGTGCTTTGTCATGGAG GTTGAGGTGGATGGACAGAAGTTTAAAGGGCGGGGCTCAAATAAGAAGGAGGCAAAAGCCTACGCTGCACTGGCGGCTCTAGAAAAGCTCTTCCCAGACAACGGAAATACATCAGAATCTagcaagaacaagaagaagatgaCCTACACTGACATG CACATCCCGGGGTTTGGCACCATCCGTGGGATCCCTTCAGACTCAGGGTCCCGGGGCTGGGGTCATGGACGGGGCTGGGGATGGGGCAGAGGACGGCAGTATTCGTCTTCAGGACCTTCATACAACAAAA ccaaTTACAGTTACGAGAGCAAGACTGGCTCTGGCTATC ACAAACTCTTCACCAACAATGGAGCAGACAACAGCGGGCACACCGAAGGTTACGGCACTTACTACCCGGAGAGCAGCACCTCTGAAAAGTCCAAGGACAACACGACAGCAAGTTACCAGTCCGTCACTTCTTCTGCCGACCAGCAGAGTCCCTACAGCTATGGCTATGgcgaagagaagaagaagcagctgacccAAACTCAGAGTCAGGGAGGAGCCTACTCGTACAGCACGGCGTACCCTGCCTCTGTGACAGGGGCGCAGGGCTACAACGCCTACG GTTGGGGAAGTCAGTCGTCATGGACCAATCAGCAGGGTTACGCGTCAGTCCCGGGCGCCGCAGCTCAAAACCAGGGTTCTTTCTACGGATGA
- the LOC128754479 gene encoding prostaglandin E2 receptor EP1 subtype-like codes for MEAIEEPQGNVSLHQSTTRGVIMTVFSMTLGIISNIVALFILVDAYSQQRRRSKPTFLLFAASLVVTDFFGHVIPGALVIQLYVSGGAGPVSTSDGMCQFLGGCMVFFGLCPLFMGCAMAAERCLGVTRPLLHASLVTTTRIKVCLAGVWLAALCVALLPCVHLGSYSYQEPATWCFIKVLSDTEAVDVAFMALFSGLGLAAVVIALVCNTISGLTLVLARMRRKPGSHHSTHSHDIEMVLQLVGVMATSCICWCPLLIIGLMSVIQSYTGSLTEVHSHYRLLMTGVRLAAWNQILDPWVYILLRRTVLRKIYLFIKCQLGWGTTNSQWESSSFAGSDKNVTQV; via the exons ATGGAGGCAATTGAGGAGCCGCAGGGAAACGTCTCCTTGCATCAGTCCACCACCAGAGGAGTTATCATGACCGTCTTCTCCATGACTCTTGGAATCATCTCCAACATCGTCGCCCTCTTCATCCTAGTCGACGCCTATTCGCAGCAGCGCCGCCGCTCCAAACCCACTTTTCTGTTGTTCGCCGCATCACTTGTTGTGACAGATTTTTTTGGCCATGTCATCCCCGGGGCCCTGGTAATCCAACTGTATGTGTCTGGTGGTGCGGGCCCAGTTAGCACGTCGGATGGCATGTGTCAGTTCCTCGGGGGTTGCATGGTGTTCTTTGGCCTGTGCCCTCTATTCATGGGCTGTGCCATGGCGGCAGAACGCTGCCTGGGGGTGACCAGGCCGCTCCTACACGCCTCCCTGGTCACCACCACCCGGATTAAAGTGTGTCTGGCTGGAGTCTGGCTGGCAGCTCTGTGCGTGGCCTTGTTACCCTGCGTCCACCTGGGCTCCTATAGCTACCAAGAACCTGCCACCTGGTGCTTCATCAAAGTTCTCAGTGACACCGAAGCTGTGGACGTCGCTTTCATGGCCCTCTTCTCTGGACTGGGTCTGGCCGCGGTGGTCATTGCTCTGGTGTGCAACACCATCAGTGGACTGACGCTGGTGCTGGCTCGGATGAGACGGAAGCCAGGCTCCCATCATTCCACACATTCACATGACATAGAGATGGTGCTGCAACTGGTGGGAGTCATGGCCACTTCTTGTATCTGTtggtgccccctgctg ATCATCGGCCTAATGTCAGTGATTCAGTCGTACACAGGATCCCTGACTGAGGTCCATTCCCACTACAGACTGTTGATGACTGGGGTGAGGCTGGCTGCCTGGAACCAGATCCTCGACCCGTGGGTCTACATCCTGCTGCGACGCACTGTCCTGCGCAAAATCTACCTCTTCATTAAGTGCCAGTTGGGATGGGGAACAACCAATAGCCAATGGGAGTCTTCGTCATTTGCCGGTTCAGACAAGAATGTCACTCAAGTCTGA
- the LOC128754189 gene encoding glutaryl-CoA dehydrogenase, mitochondrial-like: protein MALRSVSRLLSSAQKCVAVNACRTQGTAATAARDAEEVKKSGKPSKVQFSWRDSLDLEGRLTEEEIMIRDSFRDYCQDKLMPRILMANRHEHFHREIVSEMGELGVLGPTIKGYGCAGTSYVAYGLIAREVERVDSGYRSVMSVQSSLVMHPINAYGTEAQKEKYLPRLARGEILGCFGLTEPNHGSDPSSMETKAKYNSSSNTFTISGAKTWITNSPVADIAVVWAKCEDGRVRGFILERGMEGFTTPKIEGKFSLRASATGMILMDEVEVPEENMLPHVSGLAGPFGCLNNARYGIAWGALGAAEFCFHAARQYTLDRIQFGVPLARNQLMQKKMADMLTEITLGLQSCLTLGRLIDEKKAAPEMISMLKRNSCGKALDIARQARDMLGGNGIADEYHIIRHVMNLEAVNTYEGTHDIHALILGRAITGLQSFTVGK, encoded by the exons ATGGCTCTCAGAAGTGTCAGTCGTCTTCTCTCCAGTGCCCAGAAGTGTGTTGCTGTCAATGCATGCAGAACCCAAGGCACTGCTGCTACAGCCGCCAGAG ATGCTGAAGAGGTGAAAAAATCTGGGAAGCCAT CAAAGGTGCAATTCAGCTGGCGCGACAGCCTGGACCTGGAGGGTCGACTTACAGAAGAGGAGATCATGATCCGGGACTCCTTCCGTGACTACTGTCAGGACAAACTCATGCCCCGCATCCTCATGGCCAACAGACATGAAC ATTTCCACCGTGAGATTGTTTCAGAGATGGGAGAGTTGGGCGTTCTGGGGCCAACCATTAAAG GTTATGGGTGTGCGGGCACTAGCTATGTGGCATACGGTTTGATCGCTAGAGAAGTAGAGCGAGTGGACAGCGGCTATCGCTCGGTCATGAGTGTCCAGTCCTCCCTGGTCATGCACCCCATCAATGCTTACGGCACAGAAGCCCAGAAGGAGAAGTATCTTCCCAGGCTTG CTCGCGGTGAAATCCTGGGCTGCTTTGGTCTGACAGAGCCGAACCACGGCAGTGATCCTAGCAGCATGGAGACCAAAGCCAAGTACAACTCTTCCAGTAACACCTTCACTATTAGTGGCGCCAAAACATG GATCACAAATTCTCCCGTGGCTGACATTGCAGTTGTGTGGGCCAAGTGTGAAGACGGAAGGGTCCGTGGTTTTATTCTTGAACGTGGCATGGAAGGTTTTACGACCCCCAAAATCGAGGGAAAGTTCTCGCTGAGGGCGTCTGCAACTGGCATGATCCTCATGGATGAGGTGGAGGTCCCCGAGGAGAACATGCTGCCCCATGTCTCCGGCCTGGCT GGTCCATTCGGGTGCCTCAACAATGCTCGGTATGGAATTGCCTGGGGAGCTCTTGGAGCGGCTGAGTTCTGCTTCCACGCTGCCAGGCAGTACACTTTGGACAG AATTCAGTTTGGAGTCCCACTGGCCAGAAACCAGctgatgcagaagaagatgGCCGACATGTTGACAGAGATCACACTCGGGCTTCAGTCGTGCCTGACTCTGGGAAGACTGATCGATGAGAAGAA AGCGGCTCCAGAGATGATCTCCATGTTGAAGAGGAATAGCTGTGGGAAGGCGTTGGATATTGCAAGACAAGCGAGAGATATGCTGGGAGGGAACGGGATCGCAGACGAGTATCACATTATTCGTCATGTCATGAACCTGGAGGCGGTGAACACGTATGAAG GAACTCATGACATCCATGCCTTGATCTTGGGCAGAGCCATCACTGGACTTCAGTCGTTCACCGTTGGAAAGTAA
- the LOC128753786 gene encoding protein Wiz-like produces the protein MDPEEGPTAAAVTCEFCGTHFETRRGLSSHARLHLRQLGVTMSDSSGAPIELLYQLMEDREGDLTNLKLKEPLYDSPQPRTSSQKSAQKGSRTSLKSKTPTSKVKSKVATSTQAGSSLWTSPILPSSPSAGPEGSKQLKPFWAPLETDAPITLASDKDDEVHVCQMCGCWFESRKGLSRHALSHLRQLGIPPSAVKGNPIEFLSNVMESEDHKLLSSKETELLGAPLLSKPSPKRSPEPTSELMSPPSKQSKTSKDCKCIFCGEEFGNRKGLASHARSHLRQMGLLYLVGEGTAISTMQELVHSGILKCTQSGSPSSPAPSPLSPDPGHSHTSVLSSCPSPTKPTQGVTPRPPKAKKGFRLAVDPLQRKPKQEPVDMEVSPSKELVSSCRISTEDAVPANTITAEDQSPPTVLCNYCGQLFETRKALSCHARSHLRQLGLTWSINTSPLELLREFMAQSEDGTPTWDSSALKTLDQQQSAEQSSKPYSSPLNFSMKENSSPAKSGAAPVDKTCELCGFEFENRKALASHARAHLRQLGLSEWKSEGANSPIEFLRDIMRRDPTKVAAVMRRYRMGDLYIKKSNKSATASSSETDSLGVSGPEAPELKSPRGGAAGSSRHHSLTLTTKIHFDQGVRSQRAHPPKKTPVGDRSRESGSQPPPRTGGIPAMLPKPPLTPLVKLVGKVYTLKCRFCERVFEGPLSVQEQWITHLQQHILTLGYKGKASPPVTPALINPVAV, from the exons ATGGATCCAGAAG AGGGCCCCACAGCAGCAGCGGTCACTTGTGAGTTCTGTGGAACGCATTTCGAGACGCGACGTGGTCTCTCCAGCCACGCCAGACTGCATCTCCGGCAGCTCGGTGTGACGATGTCAGACAGCAGTGGGGCTCCAATCGAGCTCCTCTATCAACTCatggaggacagagagggagacCTCACCAATTTAAAGTTGAAGGAGCCCTTGTATGACTCCCCACAACCTCGGACTTCCTCTCAAAAGTCAGCCCAAAAAGGATCTAGAACCtctttaaaaagcaaaacaccCACTTCCaaggtgaaaagtaaagtcGCAACAAGCACACAGGCCGGATCAAGTCTGTGGACTTCCCCGATCCTGCCGTCATCTCCTTCTGCCGGACCTGAAGGAAGCAAACAATTGAAGCCATTCTGGGCCCCGCTGGAAACCGATGCTCCCATCACGCTAG CATCAGACAAAGATGATGAAGTCCACGTTTGCCAGATGTGCGGCTGCTGGTTTGAATCCCGCAAGGGTCTCTCCCGTCACGCTCTGTCTCACTTACGACAGCTAGGAATTCCACCAAGTGCTGTCAAAGGGAATCCTATTGAGTTTCTCAGCAACGTCATGGAGAGTGAGGATCACAAGCTGCTCAGCTCCAAAGAGACAGAGCTGCTTGGAGCTCCTCTTCTTTCTAAACCCTCTCCTAAACGTTCTCCTGAACCCACATCCGAACTCATGTCGCCTCCAAGCAAACAGAGTAAAACATCCAAGGACTGCAAATGTATCTTTTGTGGAGAGGAGTTTGGAAACCGCAAAGGACTGGCCAGCCACGCCCGCTCTCACCTGCGGCAGATGGGGTTGCTGTATCTGGTGGGAGAGGGCACCGCCATCAGCACCATGCAGGAGCTGGTCCATAGTGGCATTTTAAAATGCACACAATCGGGCTCGCCATCCTCTCCTGCACCTTCACCTCTTTCCCCTGATCCAGGTCATTCCCACACCTCCGTTCTTTCGTCGTGTCCAAGTCCAACAAAGCCAACTCAGGGCGTGACGCCCCGACCTCCGAAAGCTAAAAAAGGCTTCCGCTTAGCAGTTGACCCCCTTCAGAGAAAGCCCAAGCAGGAACCTGTGGACATGGAGGTGTCACCATCGAAGGAACTGGTCAGCAGCTGTCGGATATCGACTGAGGATGCTGTTCCCGCAAACACTATCACTGCAG AAGACCAGTCCCCACCAACAGTCCTCTGCAATTACTGCGGTCAGCTGTTTGAGACTCGCAAAGCTCTGTCCTGTCACGCCCGCTCCCACCTGCGCCAGCTCGGCCTCACCTGGTCCATCAACACATCGCCGCTGGAGCTGCTCAGAGAGTTCATGGCTCAAAGTGAAGATGGCACACCCACATGGGACTCCTCGGCCCTTAAGACTTTGGACCAGCAACAGTCCGCGGAGCAGTCCTCCAAACCCTACTCCTCACCCCTCAATTTCTCCATGAAAGAGAACTCTTCGCCTGCTAAGAGTGGAGCAGCTCCTgttg ATAAAACCTGTGAACTTTGTGGGTTTGAATTTGAGAACCGCAAAGCCCTGGCCAGTCACGCCCGGGCCCACCTCCGTCAGTTGGGCCTGTCCGAATGGAAGTCGGAAGGGGCCAACTCGCCGATTGAATTCCTTAGAGACATCATGCGCAGGGACCCGACCAAAGTGGCGGCTGTGATGCGGCGCTATCGCATGGGAGACTTGTACATCAAAAAG tccaACAAAAGTGCGACAGCATCCTCCTCAGAGACAGATTCGTTAGGTGTCAGCGGCCCCGAAGCGCCAGAGCTGAAGTCACCACGAGGAGGCGCTGCGGGTTCGTCCAGACATCACAGTCTCACGCTGACAACCAAAATCCACTTTGACCAAGGTGTGCGTTCACAGAGAG CTCATCCTCCTAAAAAGACACCAGTGGGGGATAGAAGTCGGGAGTCTGGCTCTCAGCCTCCACCTCGGACCGGAGGCATCCCTGCCATGCTGCCCAAACCTCCACTCACACCTCTGGTCAAGTTGGTGGGAAAAGTCTACACACTCAAATGCAG GTTCTGTGAGCGAGTGTTCGAAGGCCCACTGTCAGTGCAGGAGCAGTGGATCAcccacctgcagcagcacatccTGACGCTGGGATACAAAGGCAAAGCTTCTCCTCCAGTCACTCCCGCTCTCATCAACCCAGTGGCTGTCTAG
- the LOC128753835 gene encoding tartrate-resistant acid phosphatase type 5-like, whose amino-acid sequence MELRLVSVLMAAIPVAFCFPTAFQDLEGAAKNRTSIKFLAVGDWGGVPYPPYITAVQKATAREMSRIAAQMGTDFVLSLGDNFYYSGVDSVDSPRFKDTFEMVYTAKSLQVPWYVLAGNHDHAGNVRAQIEYSKKSDRWRFPGYYYELNFRIPSTNKTLTIIMLDTVLLCGNSLDYLDEKPRGPLRAVDANRQLTWLQQRLAQNKADFLLVAGHYPVWSVSEHGPTECLLRRLRPLLLKYKVTAFLCGHDHNLQYIEELDVGYIVSGAGNFLDPDVRHWNRVPKDSVKFFTGQASTLGGFVHAEVTKDKMIVTFLQAKGTSLYRTVLSPRDRDAL is encoded by the exons ATGGAGCTCAGACTGGTGTCCGTCCTGATGGCGGCCATCCCTGTGGCCTTCTGCTTCCCCACGGCTTTCCAAGACCTGGAGGGAGCCGCCA AGAACAGGACCTCCATAAAGTTCTTGGCTGTGGGGGACTGGGGCGGGGTGCCGTACCCACCCTACATCACTGCGGTGCAGAAGGCCACTGCCCGGGAAATGAGTAGGATAGCTGCGCAGATGGGAACCGACTTTGTTCTGTCCCTTGGCGACAACTTCTACTACAGTGGCGTGGACAGTGTGGACTCCCCACGGTTTAAG GACACGTTTGAGATGGTCTACACAGCGAAGTCTCTCCAGGTGCCTTGGTATGTGCTGGCTGGGAATCATGACCACGCTGGGAACGTTAGAGCTCAGATCGAGTACAGCAAGAAGTCTGACCGATG GAGGTTTCCTGGCTACTACTACGAGCTGAACTTCCGCATCCCGAGCACAAACAAGACCCTGACCATCATCATGCTGGACACAGTGCTGCTGTGTGGGAACTCTCTGGACTACCTGGACGAGAAGCCGCGAGGGCCGCTGCGCGCTGTGGACGCCAACCGCCAGCTGACCTGGCtgcagcagcggctggctcAGAACAAAGCGGACTTCCTGCTGGTGGCCGGTCACTACCCGGTGTGGTCCGTGTCCGAACACGGTCCCACCGAGTGCCTCCTGCGAAGgcttcgccccctgctgttgaAGTACAAAGTCACCGCGTTCCTCTGTGGGCATGACCACAACCTACAG taCATTGAAGAGTTGGACGTGGGCTACATTGTCAGCGGCGCTGGAAACTTCCTGGACCCCGACGTCCGACACTGGAACCGCGTTCCGAAAGACTCTGTGAAGTTCTTCACCGGTCAAGCGTCCACACTGGGCGGGTTTGTCCACGCCGAGGTCACAAAAGACAAGATGATAGTGACCTTCCTCCAGGCCAAAGGAACCTCCCTGTACCGCACCGTCCTCTCCCCGCGGGACAGAGATGCTCTCTAA
- the LOC128753834 gene encoding interleukin enhancer-binding factor 3-like isoform X1 — protein MESARLNSRRQLGRGRRREMSHFWDERQAYEELLYWDSLIQQGHRLLPKDFARYDELRYWYDCLCYEDELRKYNDYVARMEESHDIRPPKEPKPIQVKQGPYDRRVLFKHSEVYPSTEELEAVQTIVSDVECALKNVSDQMDRTDVKVKTEPGSKSLEKKERILRGVMRVGLVAKGLLLKGDKDLELVLLCSNKPTTHLLTEVAEKLTTQLESISAGSYVVKESQSDGDIIVTSTKESPLVLTIHLTSPLVRDCADESQTADDPLDVLDRQKCLAALASLRHAKWFQAKVNKLTSAIVVIRILRDMCERSPSWAPVSGWLLELLVERAISTSDRPMGVGESFRRVLECIASGILLQGGPGIKDPCEKEPVDASDVLTLQQREDVTQQAQIALRLCAFGQVYKVLGLDPKVVRAGKPYSPGDQIPPAGFSSTPSKRRFTEETADEEDHLDGKQKKFFKFQKRFPRKSLSDDVNLNAVMRLNQYRPGLEYRLISQTGPVHEPVFKMAVDLNGKTYEATGPSKRASKLNVAIKVLQDLGLPTGVETKTESANVAKEGQESAKPAAAGASEDAGQNPILTKNGKNPVMELNEKRRSLKYELSAETGGSHEKCFVMEVEVDGQKFKGRGSNKKEAKAYAALAALEKLFPDNGNTSESSKNKKKMTYTDMHIPGFGTIRGIPSDSGSRGWGHGRGWGWGRGRQYSSSGPSYNKTNYSYESKTGSGYHKLFTNNGADNSGHTEGYGTYYPESSTSEKSKDNTTASYQSVTSSADQQSPYSYGYGEEKKKQLTQTQSQGGAYSYSTAYPASVTGAQGYNAYGWGSQSSWTNQQGYASVPGAAAQNQGSFYG, from the exons ATGGAAAGTGCTCGTCTGAATTCCAG ACGTCAGCTTGGTCGCGGAAGACGCAGGGAGATGTCGCACTTTTGGGATGAGCGACAGGCCTACGAGGAGCTTCTGTACTGGGACAGCTTGATCCAGCAGGGTCACCGCCTCTTACCAAAAGACTTCGCCAG ATATGATGAACTGCGGTATTGGTATGATTGTCTTTGCTATGAGGATGAGCTGAGAAAATACAATGACTACGTTGCAAGGATGGAGGAGTCACATGATATACGTCCACCAAAG GAGCCTAAGCCGATCCAGGTTAAGCAAGGGCCTTATGATCGGCGGGTGTTGTTCAAACACTCTGAAGTGTACCCCTCCACAGAAGAACTGGAAGCTGTGCAGACCATAGTGTCAGACGTGGAATGTGCCCTCAAGAATGTGTCCGACCAGATGGATAGAACCGATGTGAAAGTAAAAACAGAACCTGGAAG TAAAAGTCTGGAGAAGAAAGAACGTATTCTTCGGGGGGTCATGAGGGTCGGTTTGGTCGCCAAGGGTCTGCTGCTGAAAGGAGACAAGGACCTGGAGCTGGTGCTGCTGTGCTCCAACAAACCAACCACTCACTTGCTCACAGAAGTGGCTGAGAAGTTGACCACACAATTAGAG TCTATTTCAGCTGGGTCATACGTTGTGAAAGAAAGTCAGAGCGACGGTGACATCATCGTGACGAGCACAAAGGAATCCCCCCTTGTTCTGACCATCCACCTCACGTCGCCTCTTGTCAGAGACTGTGCCGACG AATCGCAAACTGCCGACGATCCTCTGGATGTTCTGGACAGGCAGAAATGCCTAGCTGCCTTGGCGTCTCTCCGCCACGCCAAGTGGTTCCAG GCTAAAGTGAATAAACTGACATCTGCCATCGTCGTGATCCGGATATTAAGGGACATGTGTGAAAGAAGCCCCTCTTGGGCTCCTGTTTCTGGATGG CTGCTAGAGCTGCTCGTGGAAAGGGCCATCAGTACGTCTGATAGGCCGATGGGAGTCGGCGAGTCGTTCCGCAGGGTGTTGGAGTGCATTGCCTCTGGAATCCTTTTACAAG GGGGGCCTGGTATTAAAGATCCTTGTGAGAAGGAACCTGTGGATGCGTCCGATGTTCTGACTCTTCAGCAGCGTGAAGATGTCACCCAACAGGCTCAg ATTGCCTTGAGGCTGTGTGCTTTTGGCCAGGTGTACAAAGTGCTGGGACTGGACCCGAAGGTCGTTCGAGCTGGGAAGCCCTACTCACCTGGCG ACCAGATCCCACCTGCCGGATTCTCCAGCACGCCTTCGAAAAGACGCTTCACAGAGGAGACTGCTGATGAGGAGGACCATCTCGATGGCAAACAGAAGAAGTTTTTTAAGTTCCAGAAGCGTTTTCCAAGGAAATCAT TAAGCGACGATGTCAACTTGAACGCAGTGATGCGTCTTAACCAATACAGACCCGGACTGGAATACCGCCTGATATCTCAGACAGGTCCGGTTCATGAGCCGGTTTTCAAAATGGCTGTGGACTTGAATGGAAAAACGTACGAGGCCACCGGACCGTCCAAGCGTGCGTCCAAGCTCAATGTGGCGATAAAG GTTCTGCAGGATCTGGGTCTTCCAACTGGTGTAGAAACCAAGACAGAGTCGGCAAATGTTGCTAAAGAAGGACAGGAATCTGcgaaacctgctgctgctggagcctcAGAAGAC GCTGGCCAGAATCCCATCCTGACCAAAAACGGAAAGAACCCTGTAATGGAGCTGAACGAGAAGCGCCGCAGCCTGAAGTATGAACTGTCTGCAGAGACGGGCGGCTCTCATGAAAAGTGCTTTGTCATGGAG GTTGAGGTGGATGGACAGAAGTTTAAAGGGCGGGGCTCAAATAAGAAGGAGGCAAAAGCCTACGCTGCACTGGCGGCTCTAGAAAAGCTCTTCCCAGACAACGGAAATACATCAGAATCTagcaagaacaagaagaagatgaCCTACACTGACATG CACATCCCGGGGTTTGGCACCATCCGTGGGATCCCTTCAGACTCAGGGTCCCGGGGCTGGGGTCATGGACGGGGCTGGGGATGGGGCAGAGGACGGCAGTATTCGTCTTCAGGACCTTCATACAACAAAA ccaaTTACAGTTACGAGAGCAAGACTGGCTCTGGCTATC ACAAACTCTTCACCAACAATGGAGCAGACAACAGCGGGCACACCGAAGGTTACGGCACTTACTACCCGGAGAGCAGCACCTCTGAAAAGTCCAAGGACAACACGACAGCAAGTTACCAGTCCGTCACTTCTTCTGCCGACCAGCAGAGTCCCTACAGCTATGGCTATGgcgaagagaagaagaagcagctgacccAAACTCAGAGTCAGGGAGGAGCCTACTCGTACAGCACGGCGTACCCTGCCTCTGTGACAGGGGCGCAGGGCTACAACGCCTACG GTTGGGGAAGTCAGTCGTCATGGACCAATCAGCAGGGTTACGCGTCAGTCCCGGGCGCCGCAGCTCAAAACCAGGGTTCTTTCTACGGATGA